Below is a genomic region from Echinicola rosea.
AGGACCATGTTTTATTCATGCAGGTGCTCAGCCTGTTATATGTGTCATTTTTTTCATTGATCTTCTGGGAGGTCATGAAGTTCTTGATACGACCTAGCTATGTCAATGCAGACATAATTTTCGCGGCTGGGTGCGGTTATTTTTTATTGGTGGAGATCAGTGCCTTTCTGCTGCTGTTTATGTACTATAACCATCCAGGGTCGATCGCCAATGTGGATGCGAGCCAAGTGGCCAGCACCTATATAGATTTGGTCTATTTGGCCAGCGTAATTCAGACTTCTATAGGTTTTGGAGATATCACGCCGAGTTTTCATACCACCAAACTGGCCGCATCTTTTATGGGTGTTCTGAGCCAGCTGTACAATGTGCTGCTGGTGGGCATACTGATCAGCAAATTCTCGTCTAAAATCAATTCGAAAAGTTGATCGAGATATGTTTTTTGTGGTAAAGGTTTCAGTGGGTTGCGATTGGAATAAAAAGGATGGTTCTATATGATTTACTATGGGTAACTATTACTTTGCATGTCAAATTCTAGCTTGCCTTTCATCTTGTTGCCTTGTTACTTTTTTCCTTCAGGTGAAAAACGTAACCAAAAAAACCCGCTGCGGTGAGCTATATGACTAAAATCAAAGCCAGCACTCACGCAGGCAAACTCCTCTATTTGTGCAGCATACCAATTTTTTGTACTGATTCACGTCAAACAAGCCTGCGCTTTTTCCAGCCCACTTCTTTGATTTATTAACGTCAAATACCTCAAGGCAGAATAGAAAATTGCCCACTGAAAAGGAACATGAATCAACATTAATTTAACCGGAATAATATCTTTACCCACTATAATCCATATAGAGCCAAAAGGATTCATCAAAATAGCGCTCCTAAATAAGTGTTTTTCCTAGGGGTGGCCATTGCTGAAATGATCATATGCTTGTTTTTTTGGTGAATTATAAATATTATTAGTTTTTATTACATTATAATTGGTTGTTTTTTTGTATCTTTTATTTTCAGTTAAGCTCCGTGTCGTTATCAAAGAAATATTGCTAGATCCGGTTTTTCTGCGGTGACCATCGGCGGGAAGATTTAGGTTTGTGTGCGGTGGAGACAGGCGAGTGGTTAATAACCTTCATTTCACGTCCGCCCATATACTCATTGGCCACATAAAAGCCGGGTTTGCGGTGGCATGATACCAGATTGTGTCGTCAAATTGCCGATGCAAGCCCACATCGGTACCTGTCCAAGAAAGACATGTCCATTTTATTGCAAATGCCCTAAAACATATCTAATATTGATGATGGTATTTTGTTAGCTTAAATAAAATATCATTGTCTAAGGGTTTTTTAATGTGCATGCCTTTTTTGAAGAAGAATTACACTTTATAGACATATAAAGCGGGATGTAATTTTATGTTTTTGCCTAGGAAGTATGGAGATCATCATAAGAAATTTAAGACAAATTAAACGTGTAGTCCGATACGTCATTCTAGTGATCATTTCCTCTTTATTGGCAGATGCATATGTGGAGTGGAGGATGGGAGACCACCCCGTGCTTTACATAAAGGACCTTATCAATATTGCCATTATTTTAATTGCTGTATTTTTTTATTGGTTAGGGGCTGTAAAACTCAAGTTTGTTTTGGCCATTGCGGTATATTCCATTTTGGTAAGCATATATGTATCTATTCCCTTTCGGCTAGAGAGTGATTCGTTGGTGATGGAGGCGTATTTTGTCAAGGTAGAGCTGATTACGATCTTATTAATGCTGTTAGCAGGGATTCTTATTCATCGGCATCATATGGTCTATATCTTATTGATTAATGCAGCATTTATATTTATGTGTATGTATGCCCTTCCAGTGGAATACCCCGTATCCAAATACCTGTTTTATTTGGTGCTACTGACTGGTGCTGGTCTTTCTGGCCAAAGCCTCCAAAAAGCCCTAATGGAATTAAGGGAGAATTTGTCGGGTGCCAATGCTGAAATTGCACGGAACAATAAGAAGTTGATCGAGAATAATAAACAAAAAGACCAACTTTTTCGGATTATTGGGCATGATGTAAGGACTCCGTTTAATCAGATCAGTATGGTGCTGAGCATCATGTCCAAGGACTTGGATAAAGAGAAATTTGATGATCTCAAAAATGTCATGGAGACAGCCGTGGAAAATGGTAACCGGCTGCTTCAGGACCTTATGATCTGGGCAAAGGCACAGGCGACCGACTCAATGGCGGTAAAAGAGAAGGTCCCCATTTACCCATTGATCCAGAAGGAAATACATTTTTTTGAGGTGCAGGCCAAAAGCAAATCCATCAAAATCAATAATGGCATCGAGGAAAACATACAGGTCTTGGCGGATCCCAACATGACGGCTACCATCGTCAGAAATTTCATTTCAAATGCCCTTAAGTTTTCCTACAGGGATTCTTCAATTGATATTTTTGCACAAAAAGACGAAGGCTATACGAGTATTGCCGTGCAGGACCATGGTACCGGAATGAAAGAAGATAGCTTGGAGAGTTTACAGTATTCTGGAAAAAAAGTAGTCTCTAATGAAGGCACAGAAAAGGAGGTGGGGACAGGATTTGGTGTTAGAATATGTCAGAAACTAGCAGAACATCAAGGAGGGAAAGTAGAAATCACCAGTAAATGGGGGGAAGGTAGCGTCTTTAGGTTATTGCTTCCCAATGCACCTGACCCTAAGGGTTCCAACAAAGCAGAACCTTTAGAAACCTAATGGCGTACACTTCAATGTCCCAATCAATTTTGTGATGATATGATACGAGTTTTTTTTGGCCTGATCCTCAGTATTGTCAGTGTTAGCGCTTCAATTGCCCAAAAGGAGGGATACACCATCCGTGGAAGGTTTGATGTGGATTATGAAGGAATGGTGTATCTCCATTGTGATGGAAAGGTAGATAGTACGCTGGTAAAGGACAATGAATTTACCTTTTCGGGTAAGGTGCCCTACGTGATGGAGGCTTATTTTACGGCAAATACGCGTATGTTCAATGGGGATTTTTATTTGGAGAACAGTAAAATGAAAGTACTTCTGGGAAGAACAGATGAGATTACTTTTATCTCCGATGTCAAGGGTTGTGAGGTACTGAAGCAAATGGATAAGCTAAGCAGGTTCTATGAGGAGTCTTCCGAAGACCCAAACTTCCACCTTGAACTCTATCATAAGGTATTGGCCATCGTGAAAGCCGATCCCCAAAGCCAATTTTCGGGCATGCTGGTAGAGGCCTTGGTTAGCAATAAAAAATATGGATCAGCTGAAGTCAATCACTTGGTAAGTGCTGTGGATACCACTACACAAACCCCGGCGACGATGAAGGAGATTAGATTGACCATGGAAAAAAGAAGGACAGCTTGGGTAGGGAATGTACTTCCTCCATTACATTTCCCGGATGATAACGGACAAGAGCGCAGTACAACGGAATTTTCCGGAAAGTATCTTTTGGTGACCATTTGGGCATCTAACTGTGGCTATTGTAGAAAAGAGCATCCTGCCATGGTGGAGATCTACCAAAAATATCACGCCAAAGGGCTGGAAGTACTTGGTATCTCAGTGGACAACGGGCGGGACCAGTGGTTGGCGGCAATAGAGAAGGATCAGCTACCCTGGGTAAATACGCTGGCGGAAGGAGGGATGAAACATCCCGATATAAAAAATCTTGGAATATACTTTACACCCAGCAACTATCTTCTTGATCCTAGTGGGGTCATCATTGGGGTCAATGTTTCTCCAGAGGAGTTGGATCGTCAACTGCCATTGGTGATGGAGTAATATTTTTCCAGTGTAATTAATTACCTTAAACTAAACTAATATCATGCAATTTAAAAAGTTATTCGTGTTGGCGAGTATGGCCACCTTGCTGCTTCAGTCAGCTTACGCGCAGGAAGTCCCTGCGGATCCTACGGATATTTCGCCTCTTCTGATTGGTGAGCGGATTCCTGAAAGTACGGTGAAGGATCCGGATGGTAATGTCCAGTCGCTTCAGGAATTAATAAGTGAGCAAGCTACTGTCCTAATCTTTTACCGCGGAGGCTGGTGTCCTTATTGCAATAAGCACCTTGCTGAGCTACAAGCCGTGGAGCAGGATATTTTGGACATGGGCTATCAGATCCTAGCGATAAGTCCTGATGCTCCTGAGCAGTTGAAGACTACCATGGACAAAAACGAGCTGACATACAGCCTTTTTTCTGATAACGACCTGAAAGTGACCAAGGCATTTGGATTGGCTTTTCAAGCGCCTGACCGTTACCAGAAAATGCTGTTCAAGGCGTCTGCAGCGCAAAACCCTGGTGAACTTCCCGTGCCAGCGGTATTTGTACTGGACAAAGAAGGTACGATCCTTTTTGAATACATCAACCCCAACTACGACAGCCGGATGAGCGGAAAGATGCTGAGAGCTGTTCTGGAGAGTCTGCAAGACTAGGCTTATTTATGATATAAATTTGATCAGGCTGTTTCATGAGTGGGCATTCCCATTTGAGAAACAGCTTTTTTGTAGTCAATTGGGTCGATTTTTAGGATCTTATTCAGTGCTCATCACCGCTTCACGATGCTGAAGGCCCCATTTTACCATGGCATCCAACAGTTCACGGATTTTTCTGCCTGAAGGGGTGAGTTCATATTCCACGGTCACGGGAGTGGTATCGTACACCGTTCTGGTGACAATACTGTTCAGCTCGAGCTCCTTGAGTTCTTTCGAAAGCATACGCGGGGTAATTTTGGGGATGTCATTTTCAAGGTCTTTAAACCGCTTTTTGCCATAGCAAAGCGATCCAATGATGGGAAGTTTCCATTTACCCCTGATTACATTTAGTGTGTCGCGTACAGCAACTACGAATTCGCTTGAGCAAATCTGAACTTTTTCGTTGCCATTTGTCGTTGATGTGTCCATAGTTATTTTAGTATTGCTATACAAAAGTATAGTAATATATATTAGTATGTTACTTCCTTTTGTATAGCAAATATAGCTAATTTTGAATATCAAAAAAACGAAACAAACAGATCATGAGTTTATTAGAGAATTTAGAATGGAGATACGCCACTAAAAAAATGAACGGAAAGGCTGTGCCGCAAGAAAAAGTGGATTACATTTTGGAAGCTGCGAGACTTTCCCCTTCATCATCGGGACTACAACCCTATCGCGTGATCGTAATTACCGATCCGGAAATCAAGGAAAAGATGAAGCCTATCGCTTGGGACCAGAGCCAGATTACCGATGCATCCCATATTTTGGTGTTTGCGGCATGGGAAAATTATACAGAAGAAAAAATCAAAGAAGTTTTTCGTAATACATTGACGGCTAGGGGGCTTCCTTTGGACAAAATGGATGCGTACAGAGAACGGCTTTGGGGAATGTACAGCCAGCTTCCTGAAGAATGGCATGCGCATCATGCGGCCAAGCAGGCATATATTGCTTTCGGCACGGCCATCGCTGCTGCGGCGGAACAGAAGGTGGATGCTACCCCAATGGAAGGCTTCGATCCAGCCGCTTTGGATGAGTTGCTTGGTTTGAAGGAGCTGGGGCTGCGAAGTGCAGTTGTTTTGCCATTGGGCTATAGGGATGAGGAGAATGACTGGCTTGCAGGTATGAAAAAATTCCGTACTCCGAAAGAGGAATTTGTGATTTCACCAATGGAGATAATGGAAAAATAAGTGCTGGTCAGGCTAAATTGCCGACCATTTTCTACAAACAAAAAAAGCTGTATCCTGAATTTTGGGATACAGCTTTTTTTGTCCAAATTAATCTTTGCTTTAACCCGCTTTATGCATTAGGAATCGTTATGAGAGCTGAAACTGCAAGAAAATCAGGCTGTTTGGAGATTGAATCATAGCATCGCTATGGTGAAATCGAAAACAGCAGCGAAGCAACTGATTTTGAAGTAGTTTCAGGTCGCAATAGATAGGCTAGTGCATAATGCGGGTTTAAAATACCAAGATATATGAACGATGCTGATTTTGTAGATGTTCCGGCCATTTATCCCCGAATTTTGGCCAAGTCCAAAGAAATAGGCTTCACCATGCCTTCAGACCAGTATATAGGGGCGCTGTTAAAAACCTTGATGTGGTCAAAGCCAGGTGGTAATTTCCTGGAAATGGGTACAGGGATTGGGCTTTCTTTGGCTTGGATGGTAGATGGACTCAGTGACAATTCCACGCTGACCACTGTGGATAATGATCCTGCATTAGCGGCCATAGCAACGGATTTTTTTGGCCATGATAAGCGGATCAATGTGGTCTGTGCAGATGGCAGTGAATGGATAAAAACCTATTCGGGTGATAAGTTTGATTTGATTTTTGCAGATGCTTGGCCAGGGAAGTACAGTGACGTGGACGAGATACTTGCATTGCTGAAAATTGGAGGTTTTTATATCATCGATGACATGGATAAACAGCCCAACTGGCCCGATGGACATGAAGAAAATGTGGAAAAGCTTGTCGATGCCTTGCAGTCACGCACTGATATCACTTTGTGCAAGATGAATTGGTCCACTGGCTTGGTCGTGGCAGTGAAGATGACTTAGTAGTGAGGTAAGTGCAAGGTACAAAGTATCAAGCACGAGGTACATTTGAAGGTTGTGCAGGGGCTCACTGCCCATTCACCGGTAGTTCTCGGTTACCGGAGCGCTCACGTTGCTTTCCGACATCGATAACTTCATAGACCACGTGTTTGCTGGCACCTCGCCAAGGGAGTTTACCGAGGTATTCCCTGTAGCGGACTTCCACGAATTTGCCACTGGCCCTTTCCAGTTTTTCAGAGACTTCACCATCAACGCCGCTGAAGCGGAATTCATTGCTCTGAAGGGCACCAGCGGTGGGGCTTTGGAAGCCTTCCTGTACCAAGCGACCTTCCCACGTTTTGAAGATAAACCCCTTTTTCTCATAATAGTTTAGGGTTCCTCCTTTTACACCTTCTGCAAAAACAAAGAAATACCTCCAATAAATAAATCCCGCCATAATGATCAGGAGGGAAAAAATAGCAATCTTAACGTACTTGTTCATGGTAAAATCAGCTAGTCGGCAGTAAAATCCAATACATTGGCCCATATATAGCCAAATAGCCATCAAATGGCGATTTTAAGTTCTGACTATTTGGGGAATAAAGCAATAGTTGGAGGCATTAAAATAAAAGCGATCGCTTAAATAGCCTGTTTCTGAACACGCATTGTTGCTTGGTGAGTTTCATATGAAACGATACTTTACATTTACAAAAAGGGTGCGTTTGATGTTATTTTTTGTATTTTTGCTTACCCATTAGTTTTTGATGTGTGCAATCAAACTCTTTTTAAAGGATTGATTTTTTGGTAGATGGATAGGAATCAATAAAAATTTTTGGGATCATTTAATGAAACTACTACTCATTTGGAAGCATTAAGACCTAATCAAAAAAGGGCCAAGCTGGCTCAGTTGTTTGTTTATTTAGTAATAGCCCTTCATGCCGTCAGCATCATTTCTGGCTATATGCAGTATGATCTGCTCAGCAAAGCAGCAGAAACCGGGATCTCCGATCAAGAAGCAGAAGTGAATGATTTGAGGGAAATGGTAATAGCTGTTTTGATAGTCGCTACGTACATCGTCTCGGCAATAGTTTTTCTTAACTGGTTTCGACGGGCCTATTTTAATTTGCATAAGCTGATGCCTGGCCGGCTGGACTTTTCAGAGGGATGGGCCGTAGGTGCTTGGTTTGTGCCTATCATTAACCTTTATAGGCCATACCGGATCATGATGGAGTTATTTGATGAGACATTTTCTTATTTAAGGAAGAAGAAGGTGGTGTCTTATTCCCGGCATCAGGAGGGATTGGTGATCAGTTGGTGGATAGTCTGGATTTTGGGTAGTTTTATCGACCGTCTGTCTTGGAAAATCTACGCGGATGCCAATACAATTGATGAATTGTTGGATATGACCATTTTGGACATGGTTACCTCGGGAATAATTATCGTTTGTGGAGTTTTAGCGGCTAGGATTATCAAAAATTATAATCTGCTCGAAGTGCAACTTGCCGAACAAAAAGACAGCGAAAACGTGCCAAACGCAACAGAAGAAGCCTTGCTGGATTGAATCTTTTACTAATATAAAAAATAGATTATGGAATACTACAAAAAAGTACTTAGCCATTACGCTGATTTTACTGGGCGTGCACGACGAAAAGAATACTGGATGTTTGCACTGTTTAACATCATAGCCTTGATTGTTGCTGGAATGTTAGATAACCTACTTGGGTTGACATTTGTTGAAAATATTCCTTATGGCTTTATCTACACCATTTATGCATTAGCTGTTTTTATTCCTGGTTTGGCAGTGACCGTACGCCGGCTTCATGACATTGGTAAAAGCGGATGGATGTACTTAATTATCTTAATCCCATTAGTGGGAGCGGTATGGCTACTAGTGTTGTTGGTTTCTGAAGGGGGGCACGGGGCAAACCAGTATGGCGAAGATCCCAAAGCGGCCGAAAGAAGCTTTTAAATTGCCGATTTACCGCTGGCAGGACAAAGAGGAATTGCTTATGGCATTAACCTGTACTGAGGCACAGTCCTCAGTACTAATTTTCCTTTATTGTATCTTCAGCCTGTATTTTAGCATCTCTCTACCTCACCATTCGCTTTACCTCTTGGTGGCGAAAGCACTGCATCAGGTGGTCATTGACGAGTCCTGTGGCCTGCATGTGCGCATAGATGGTAGTGCTGCCAAGGAATTTGAACCCTCGCTTTTTGAGATCTTTGGCAAGTTTGTCTGATTCCGGGGTGGTGGCTTTGGCATCTGCCATGCTTTTTAGGTGACCATCAATGGGCTTGCCGTTTACGAAATCCCAGATATAGTTGGTAAAGCTGCCTATTTCAGCTTGTACTTCCATAAAGCGTTTGGCATTATTGATAGCAGCAGCGATTTTCAGCCTGTTGCGGATGATTCCGCGATCTTGTAGCAGCTCTTCTACCATGCTGTCCGGAAAATCAGCCACTTGCTTATAGTCGAAGCCGGCAAAAGCTCTTCGATAGCCTTCACGTTTTTTCAGAATAGTAGCCCAGCTCAGCCCCGCCTGGGCACTTTCCAGCACCAAAAACTCAAAATGAACCCGATCACTATATACCGGTACACCCCACTCTTCATCGTGGTATTTGATATAGTCTTCAAATCCGAGGCACCATGGGCATCGAAATTTCTCACTTTGATTGATTTGGAAATTGGCCATCTAAAAGGTTTCTAGGGTTAGGAGTTAAAGCGTCTTTTACCAAAACAATTTAGCACTTTGTAAATAGTTACCCAAGATAATTGGCTGTTAGTGCATCTTTATCATTCCAGCCAAACTTTACTGTCTTCGGTGATGTACCAGGTCTTGTCACTGACCATTGATGGTGCCGAAATCTTAAAACGCGTTGCACTTACCTCAAATTCAAGATGGAAGTTTTTGA
It encodes:
- a CDS encoding nitroreductase family protein; this translates as MSLLENLEWRYATKKMNGKAVPQEKVDYILEAARLSPSSSGLQPYRVIVITDPEIKEKMKPIAWDQSQITDASHILVFAAWENYTEEKIKEVFRNTLTARGLPLDKMDAYRERLWGMYSQLPEEWHAHHAAKQAYIAFGTAIAAAAEQKVDATPMEGFDPAALDELLGLKELGLRSAVVLPLGYRDEENDWLAGMKKFRTPKEEFVISPMEIMEK
- a CDS encoding sensor histidine kinase — protein: MEIIIRNLRQIKRVVRYVILVIISSLLADAYVEWRMGDHPVLYIKDLINIAIILIAVFFYWLGAVKLKFVLAIAVYSILVSIYVSIPFRLESDSLVMEAYFVKVELITILLMLLAGILIHRHHMVYILLINAAFIFMCMYALPVEYPVSKYLFYLVLLTGAGLSGQSLQKALMELRENLSGANAEIARNNKKLIENNKQKDQLFRIIGHDVRTPFNQISMVLSIMSKDLDKEKFDDLKNVMETAVENGNRLLQDLMIWAKAQATDSMAVKEKVPIYPLIQKEIHFFEVQAKSKSIKINNGIEENIQVLADPNMTATIVRNFISNALKFSYRDSSIDIFAQKDEGYTSIAVQDHGTGMKEDSLESLQYSGKKVVSNEGTEKEVGTGFGVRICQKLAEHQGGKVEITSKWGEGSVFRLLLPNAPDPKGSNKAEPLET
- a CDS encoding winged helix-turn-helix transcriptional regulator; the encoded protein is MDTSTTNGNEKVQICSSEFVVAVRDTLNVIRGKWKLPIIGSLCYGKKRFKDLENDIPKITPRMLSKELKELELNSIVTRTVYDTTPVTVEYELTPSGRKIRELLDAMVKWGLQHREAVMSTE
- a CDS encoding TlpA disulfide reductase family protein — protein: MIRVFFGLILSIVSVSASIAQKEGYTIRGRFDVDYEGMVYLHCDGKVDSTLVKDNEFTFSGKVPYVMEAYFTANTRMFNGDFYLENSKMKVLLGRTDEITFISDVKGCEVLKQMDKLSRFYEESSEDPNFHLELYHKVLAIVKADPQSQFSGMLVEALVSNKKYGSAEVNHLVSAVDTTTQTPATMKEIRLTMEKRRTAWVGNVLPPLHFPDDNGQERSTTEFSGKYLLVTIWASNCGYCRKEHPAMVEIYQKYHAKGLEVLGISVDNGRDQWLAAIEKDQLPWVNTLAEGGMKHPDIKNLGIYFTPSNYLLDPSGVIIGVNVSPEELDRQLPLVME
- a CDS encoding ion channel; this encodes MFQLKNLPFLLERKKYEVLIFSLIVHLYAGVFFENLNLYILYFWPLSFLMLGLASVGVFKEKGRWKIIIKNTLLLVVIILPVLHPFLKDHVLFMQVLSLLYVSFFSLIFWEVMKFLIRPSYVNADIIFAAGCGYFLLVEISAFLLLFMYYNHPGSIANVDASQVASTYIDLVYLASVIQTSIGFGDITPSFHTTKLAASFMGVLSQLYNVLLVGILISKFSSKINSKS
- a CDS encoding DNA-3-methyladenine glycosylase I — translated: MANFQINQSEKFRCPWCLGFEDYIKYHDEEWGVPVYSDRVHFEFLVLESAQAGLSWATILKKREGYRRAFAGFDYKQVADFPDSMVEELLQDRGIIRNRLKIAAAINNAKRFMEVQAEIGSFTNYIWDFVNGKPIDGHLKSMADAKATTPESDKLAKDLKKRGFKFLGSTTIYAHMQATGLVNDHLMQCFRHQEVKRMVR
- a CDS encoding DUF805 domain-containing protein; translation: MEYYKKVLSHYADFTGRARRKEYWMFALFNIIALIVAGMLDNLLGLTFVENIPYGFIYTIYALAVFIPGLAVTVRRLHDIGKSGWMYLIILIPLVGAVWLLVLLVSEGGHGANQYGEDPKAAERSF
- a CDS encoding peroxiredoxin-like family protein, yielding MQFKKLFVLASMATLLLQSAYAQEVPADPTDISPLLIGERIPESTVKDPDGNVQSLQELISEQATVLIFYRGGWCPYCNKHLAELQAVEQDILDMGYQILAISPDAPEQLKTTMDKNELTYSLFSDNDLKVTKAFGLAFQAPDRYQKMLFKASAAQNPGELPVPAVFVLDKEGTILFEYINPNYDSRMSGKMLRAVLESLQD
- a CDS encoding O-methyltransferase; this translates as MNDADFVDVPAIYPRILAKSKEIGFTMPSDQYIGALLKTLMWSKPGGNFLEMGTGIGLSLAWMVDGLSDNSTLTTVDNDPALAAIATDFFGHDKRINVVCADGSEWIKTYSGDKFDLIFADAWPGKYSDVDEILALLKIGGFYIIDDMDKQPNWPDGHEENVEKLVDALQSRTDITLCKMNWSTGLVVAVKMT
- a CDS encoding DUF4328 domain-containing protein, whose protein sequence is MEALRPNQKRAKLAQLFVYLVIALHAVSIISGYMQYDLLSKAAETGISDQEAEVNDLREMVIAVLIVATYIVSAIVFLNWFRRAYFNLHKLMPGRLDFSEGWAVGAWFVPIINLYRPYRIMMELFDETFSYLRKKKVVSYSRHQEGLVISWWIVWILGSFIDRLSWKIYADANTIDELLDMTILDMVTSGIIIVCGVLAARIIKNYNLLEVQLAEQKDSENVPNATEEALLD